A region of Dioscorea cayenensis subsp. rotundata cultivar TDr96_F1 chromosome 5, TDr96_F1_v2_PseudoChromosome.rev07_lg8_w22 25.fasta, whole genome shotgun sequence DNA encodes the following proteins:
- the LOC120262477 gene encoding S-type anion channel SLAH2-like, with protein MEKKEDVKQANPEEFPSLIKYIASKSVKGFDTTPNLQVDPVFANGSQHANTDTHKNSVIEHHHSHSISISLPASPSEFHAERAKRIPNIDNIHKNGASASNDQPEDSIFSAANSEQKKHAKFHSQPMSFGDSCNNVTLEVQSKIQRQDSLKDKRFDSFKTFSGKLERQISNLRGIPQPPVAEYVNASEITEEDIIPAVDRYFDALQGPELDTLKASEESVLPEDKKWPFLLRFPITSFGICLGISSQAILWKALATSPSTSFLNVSLNVNLVLWSISIALMGIVSLTYFLKIIFYFEAVRREYYHPVRVNFFFAPWIACLFLTIGLPPSVTTNLHKSVWYVLMIPILCLELKIYGQWMSGGQRRLSKVANPSNHLSIVGNFVVALLGASMGLKEGPIFFFAVGLAHYIVLFVTLYQRLPTNETLPKELHPVFFLFVAAPSVACMAWAKINDDFNYGSRIAYFIALFLYFSLAVRINFFRGFRFSLAWWAYTFPTTGAAIATIRYSTEVKNVFTQTLSVALSSISTVTVTALLVSTIIHALVLHDLFPNDISIAIAYRKPKSSKKNTHIKATNSDAKDIEAGV; from the exons atggagaagaaagaagatgtgaaGCAAGCCAATCCAGAAGAGTTTCCATCACTAATCAAATACATAGCCTCCAAATCAGTTAAAGGCTTTGATACCACTCCAAATCTTCAAGTTGATCCTGTATTTGCTAAT GGATCACAACATGCAAACACTGATACACATAAGAATTCAGTAATTGAACATCACCATTCACACTCTATCTCTATCAGTTTACCTGCTTCTCCTTCTGAATTTCATGCTGAAAGAGCTAAAAGAATCCCAAACATTGacaatattcataaaaatggtGCCAGTGCCAGTAATGACCAACCAGAGGATTCTATTTTTTCTGCTGCCAATTCAGAACAAAAAAAGCATGCCAAGTTTCATTCTCAGCCAATGTCATTCGGAGATTCATGTAACAATGTTACTCTCGAAGTTCAGAGCAAGATACAACGACAAGACAGTCTCAAGGATAAGCGTTTTGATTCTTTCAAGACATTTTCAGGAAAACTTGAGAGACAAATATCTAATTTACGCGGAATTCCTCAGCCACCGGTTGCCGAATATGTTAATGCTTCAGAAATTACTGAAGAAGATATTATACCAGCCGTAGACCGATACTTTGATGCATTACAAGGGCCTGAACTTGATACACTTAAG GCATCAGAAGAATCAGTTCTTCCTGAAGATAAGAAGTGGCCATTCCTTCTTCGATTCCCAATTACATCATTCGGTATATGTCTTGGAATAAGTAGCCAAGCCATTCTTTGGAAGGCATTAGCAACATCTCCATCTACAAGTTTTCTGAATGTAAGCTTGAATGTTAATCTAGTTCTGTGGAGTATCTCAATTGCACTGATGGGAATTGTGTCCCTTACCTACTTTCTGAAGATAATATTTTACTTTGAAGCTGTTCGAAGAGAGTATTACCATCCAGTTAGAGTCAACTTCTTCTTTGCTCCATGGATTGCTTGTCTGTTCTTGACAATTGGTTTACCACCATCGGTCACAACAAACTTGCATAAGTCTGTATGGTATGTTCTAATGATTCCGATTTTGTGTCTCGAGCTGAAAATCTATGGCCAGTGGATGTCAGGAGGCCAACGTCGGCTTTCAAAGGTTGCTAATCCATCAAACCATCTCTCAATTGTTGGAAACTTTGTTGTCGCATTGCTAGGAGCATCTATGGGTCTCAAAGAAGGACCTATCTTCTTCTTTGCCGTCGGCCTAGCTCACTACATAGTCCTGTTTGTAACTCTTTATCAGAGACTTCCGACAAATGAAACACTCCCTAAAGAACTCCATCCAgtattcttcttatttgttgCAGCACCTAGTGTTGCTTGCATGGCTTGGGCAAAGATCAATGATGACTTTAATTACGGCTCGAGGATAGCTTATTTCATCGCTTTATTCCTCTATTTCTCTCTT GCTGTTCGGATAAACTTTTTCAGAGGTTTCAG GTTCTCATTGGCATGGTGGGCATATACATTTCCAACAACCGGTGCTGCAATTGCGACAATACGATACTCAACTGAAGTGAAGAATGTCTTCACTCAAACTCTCTCTGTTGCACTCTCTTCGATCTCTACAGTCACAGTGACCGCTTTGCTTGTATCGACCATCATCCATGCGCTCGTTCTCCATGATCTCTTCCCCAATGACATCTCCATTGCCATTGCTTACAGGAAACCAAAATCAAGCaagaaaaatacacatataAAAGCAACAAACTCTGATGCCAAAGACATTGAAGCAGGTGTATAA
- the LOC120260142 gene encoding uncharacterized protein LOC120260142: protein MESSQHLPSESFSHGWLLNIKPPSMDAHSDNFETGSFIEIDPNLISMRFSHDDHGFVFSLPSSEQLPVIVPATQIISGGVVVPLQPENNFSHSSFGHSLSENSSKPLLSLKNITSRNSKLKLSILWGCTKIPKKTFCKYLCFLFPFCSKVRCLRLTPPTISARIHSNAYTPPMIDIRSESIKEAVLYCKNSTRANDEHL from the exons ATGGAGTCCTCTCAGCACCTTCCTAGTGAAAGCTTTTCCCATGGCTGGCTTCTGAACATCAAGCCACCATCAATGGATGCTCACAGTGACAACTTTGAGACTGGTTCCTTTATAGAAATAGACCCCAATTTGATCTCCATGAGATTTTCTCATGATGATCATGGCTTTGTTTTCAGCCTCCCTAGTTCTGAACAACTTCCAGTTATAGTTCCTGCCACTCAAATCATCTCAGGTGGTGTTGTCGTCCCACTTCAACCAGAAAACAACTTCTCACATTCTTCGTTTGGGCATTCGCTTTCTGAAAACTCATCTAAGCCACTGCTATCATTGAAGAATATAACCTCAAGAAACAGCAAACTCAAGCTCTCTATCTTGTGGGGTTGCACTAAGATTCCCAAGAAGACCTTCTGcaaatacttgtgttttctctTCCCATTCTGCAGCAAAGTTAGATGCTTGAGATTGACTCCTCCTACaatatctgcaagaattcacAGCAATGCCTACACCCCACCGATGATTGATATTCGCAGTGAATCAATCAAAGAAGCTGTTCTTTACTGCAAGAATTCAACT AGAGCAAATGATGAACACTTATAA
- the LOC120262082 gene encoding uncharacterized protein LOC120262082, with protein sequence MAGPWRCLHRPPLTVPSLPTLIYRRRAPVAAAFISPSLAPSLRGIQLRPSPDAARKKWRLGQVQCFIHEEERKKSLENGGFMGVNPSQELENDKLDDKDWISKIRKVVDRNFVLDGEPWAVPWTGETIVQVMLLWILSFWFVGSWIVPFVAHAAGFNKSSLTLRGQALYSLLTDLAEGLAGIAILHRCLARFYPLPPGWFIFRLKGSWHLDVGLGCLLFPLVNFLSRVNLNLVPSIPTPPMGVSSVEQSIIARDPVAMALYAMVVSICAPVWEEIVFRGFLLPSLTRYMSLWSSILVSALAFALVHFNAQRLLPLICLGVVMGIVFARSRNLLASMLLHSLWNGFVFLDLMK encoded by the exons ATGGCTGGCCCCTGGCGCTGTCTGCATCGGCCGCCGTTGACCGTTCCCTCGCTGCCGACACTGATTTATAGGCGTAGGGCTCCCGTAGCCGCCGCCTTTATCTCTCCCTCTTTAGCTCCGAGTTTGCGCGGGATCCAGCTGCGGCCTTCTCCTGACGCTGCGAGGAAG AAATGGAGATTGGGTCAGGTTCAGTGTTTTATACACGAAGAGGAGAGAAAGAAGTCTTTGGAGAATGGTGGCTTCATGGGCGTAAATCCATCTCAGGaattggaaaatgataaattGGATGATAAGGATTGGATTTCGAAGATTAGAAAG GTAGTAGACAGAAACTTCGTGCTAGATGGTGAACCTTGGGCGGTACCATGGACTGGAGAAACCATTGTccag GTCATGCTTCTTTGGATTTTGTCATTCTGGTTTGTTGGGTCCTGGATTGTTCCATTTGTAGCCCATGCAGCTGGTTTCAACAAAAGCTCGTTAACACTTCGTGGCCAAGCTCTGTACAGCCTCCTGACTGATCTAGCTGAAGGCTTGGCTGGAATTGCCATTCTCCACCGATGCCTCGCAAGATTTTACCCTCTTCCACCTGGCTGGTTCATTTTCAGGCTCAAAGGAAGCTGGCATCTTGATGTTGGTTTGGGTTGCCTCCTGTTTCCGCTGGTCAACTTTCTTTCTCGGGTCAACTTGAATCTCGTCCCTTCTATCCCAACCCCACCAATGGGGGTTTCGAGTGTGGAGCAATCAATAATAGCTCGTGATCCTGTGGCCATGGCTCTATATGCAATGGTTGTTTCAATTTGTGCACCAGTGTGGGAGGAAATTGTATTCCGTGGCTTCCTTCTCCCGTCGCTTACCAGGTACATGTCCCTATGGAGCTCTATTTTGGTGAGTGCGCTTGCATTTGCTCTGGTGCATTTTAATGCTCAAAGACTGCTGCCACTTATTTGCCTTGGGGTGGTAATGGGGATCGTGTTTGCACGGTCTAGGAACTTGTTGGCTTCCATGTTACTTCATAGCCTGTGGAATGGTTTCGTCTTTCTGGATCTGATGAAATGA
- the LOC120259876 gene encoding polynucleotide 3'-phosphatase ZDP isoform X2: protein MVPSPSLVAEYAKSGRSSCKGCGKSIPSGSLRLGLSIKDPRGFNSTKWHHVGCFSSQSHPIVAKEIKGFSSLKGPDQDALRTLEAGGKSGPSSAKGGVRDNDGVDGSESDSEELKEKSLKKRKFDSEQEERKEKDINEPKMIGDGNKNDLAVAFSVSDIKNTYKDAKLPPKWKAFQTVIFHEQEDGLHSSEKIAAFDFDGCLANTTVYRVDPDDWSLMHPSIPEKLQSLYDSGYKLVIFTNEANIERWKNKRQVAVNFKIRMLENFMKLVKLPIQVFIACGLPLNKRNLTEDPFRKPKPGMWRLMEENFNSGIAIDRNQSFYVGDAAGRPNDHSDADIKFAQV, encoded by the exons ATGGTGCCTTCGCCATCTCTGGTCGCGGAGTATGCGAAATCCGGCCGGTCCTCCTGCAAAGGCTGCGGGAAATCCATTCCTTCTGGATCTCTGAGACTGGGTTTGTCCATTAAGGATCCCCGAGGGTTCAATTCCACCAAATGGCATCATGTGGGTTGCTTCTCTTCTCAGTCCCACCCCATTGTCGCCAAGGAGATCAAGGGGTTCTCTTCACTCAAG GGGCCTGATCAGGATGCTTTGAGGACGTTGGAGGCTGGCGGAAAGTCTGGCCCTTCATCTGCAAAG GGTGGTGTAAGGGACAATGATGGTGTTGATGGTAGCGAGAGTGATTCTGAAGAGTTGAAGGAGAAGAGTTTGAAGAAGCGGAAG TTTGACTCTGAGCAAGAAGAACGTAAGGAAAAGGACATAAATGAGCCAAAG ATGATTGGAGATGGCAATAAAAATGATTTGGCTGTAGCTTTTTCTGTGTCTGATATTAAGAACACGTATAAG GATGCTAAACTTCCACCAAAATGGAAGGCTTTTCAAACGGTTATTTTTCATGAGCAG GAAGATGGCCTTCATAGTTCAGAAAAAATTGCTGCATTTGATTTTGATGGATGTCTTGCAAATACGACTGTTTATAG AGTAGATCCAGATGACTGGTCTCTGATGCATCCATCTATCCCAGAGAAACTGCAAAGCCTATATGATAGTGGCTATAAGCTG GTGATTTTCACTAATGAGGCCAACATTGAAAGGTGGAAGAATAAGCGGCAGGTCGCAGTTAACTTTAAAATAAGAATGCTTGAGAACTTTATGAAGCTTGTTAAGCTGCCTATCCAG GTTTTCATAGCTTGTGGGCTACCactaaataaaagaaatctAACTGAAGACCCGTTTCGCAAGCCAAAGCCTGGAATGTGGAGATTAATGGAAGAGAACTTCAATTCTGGCATAGCAATAGACAGGAATCA ATCCTTTTATGTCGGTGATGCTGCTGGGAGACCCAATGACCACAGCGATGCTGACATTAAATTTGCTCAAGTTTGA
- the LOC120259876 gene encoding polynucleotide 3'-phosphatase ZDP isoform X4: protein MVPSPSLVAEYAKSGRSSCKGCGKSIPSGSLRLGLSIKDPRGFNSTKWHHVGCFSSQSHPIVAKEIKGFSSLKGPDQDALRTLEAGGKSGPSSAKGGVRDNDGVDGSESDSEELKEKSLKKRKMIGDGNKNDLAVAFSVSDIKNTYKDAKLPPKWKAFQTVIFHEQEDGLHSSEKIAAFDFDGCLANTTVYRVDPDDWSLMHPSIPEKLQSLYDSGYKLVIFTNEANIERWKNKRQVAVNFKIRMLENFMKLVKLPIQVFIACGLPLNKRNLTEDPFRKPKPGMWRLMEENFNSGIAIDRNQSFYVGDAAGRPNDHSDADIKFAQV from the exons ATGGTGCCTTCGCCATCTCTGGTCGCGGAGTATGCGAAATCCGGCCGGTCCTCCTGCAAAGGCTGCGGGAAATCCATTCCTTCTGGATCTCTGAGACTGGGTTTGTCCATTAAGGATCCCCGAGGGTTCAATTCCACCAAATGGCATCATGTGGGTTGCTTCTCTTCTCAGTCCCACCCCATTGTCGCCAAGGAGATCAAGGGGTTCTCTTCACTCAAG GGGCCTGATCAGGATGCTTTGAGGACGTTGGAGGCTGGCGGAAAGTCTGGCCCTTCATCTGCAAAG GGTGGTGTAAGGGACAATGATGGTGTTGATGGTAGCGAGAGTGATTCTGAAGAGTTGAAGGAGAAGAGTTTGAAGAAGCGGAAG ATGATTGGAGATGGCAATAAAAATGATTTGGCTGTAGCTTTTTCTGTGTCTGATATTAAGAACACGTATAAG GATGCTAAACTTCCACCAAAATGGAAGGCTTTTCAAACGGTTATTTTTCATGAGCAG GAAGATGGCCTTCATAGTTCAGAAAAAATTGCTGCATTTGATTTTGATGGATGTCTTGCAAATACGACTGTTTATAG AGTAGATCCAGATGACTGGTCTCTGATGCATCCATCTATCCCAGAGAAACTGCAAAGCCTATATGATAGTGGCTATAAGCTG GTGATTTTCACTAATGAGGCCAACATTGAAAGGTGGAAGAATAAGCGGCAGGTCGCAGTTAACTTTAAAATAAGAATGCTTGAGAACTTTATGAAGCTTGTTAAGCTGCCTATCCAG GTTTTCATAGCTTGTGGGCTACCactaaataaaagaaatctAACTGAAGACCCGTTTCGCAAGCCAAAGCCTGGAATGTGGAGATTAATGGAAGAGAACTTCAATTCTGGCATAGCAATAGACAGGAATCA ATCCTTTTATGTCGGTGATGCTGCTGGGAGACCCAATGACCACAGCGATGCTGACATTAAATTTGCTCAAGTTTGA
- the LOC120259876 gene encoding polynucleotide 3'-phosphatase ZDP isoform X3 produces MVPSPSLVAEYAKSGRSSCKGCGKSIPSGSLRLGLSIKDPRGFNSTKWHHVGCFSSQSHPIVAKEIKGFSSLKGPDQDALRTLEAGGKSGPSSAKALQGGVRDNDGVDGSESDSEELKEKSLKKRKMIGDGNKNDLAVAFSVSDIKNTYKDAKLPPKWKAFQTVIFHEQEDGLHSSEKIAAFDFDGCLANTTVYRVDPDDWSLMHPSIPEKLQSLYDSGYKLVIFTNEANIERWKNKRQVAVNFKIRMLENFMKLVKLPIQVFIACGLPLNKRNLTEDPFRKPKPGMWRLMEENFNSGIAIDRNQSFYVGDAAGRPNDHSDADIKFAQV; encoded by the exons ATGGTGCCTTCGCCATCTCTGGTCGCGGAGTATGCGAAATCCGGCCGGTCCTCCTGCAAAGGCTGCGGGAAATCCATTCCTTCTGGATCTCTGAGACTGGGTTTGTCCATTAAGGATCCCCGAGGGTTCAATTCCACCAAATGGCATCATGTGGGTTGCTTCTCTTCTCAGTCCCACCCCATTGTCGCCAAGGAGATCAAGGGGTTCTCTTCACTCAAG GGGCCTGATCAGGATGCTTTGAGGACGTTGGAGGCTGGCGGAAAGTCTGGCCCTTCATCTGCAAAG GCCCTACAGGGTGGTGTAAGGGACAATGATGGTGTTGATGGTAGCGAGAGTGATTCTGAAGAGTTGAAGGAGAAGAGTTTGAAGAAGCGGAAG ATGATTGGAGATGGCAATAAAAATGATTTGGCTGTAGCTTTTTCTGTGTCTGATATTAAGAACACGTATAAG GATGCTAAACTTCCACCAAAATGGAAGGCTTTTCAAACGGTTATTTTTCATGAGCAG GAAGATGGCCTTCATAGTTCAGAAAAAATTGCTGCATTTGATTTTGATGGATGTCTTGCAAATACGACTGTTTATAG AGTAGATCCAGATGACTGGTCTCTGATGCATCCATCTATCCCAGAGAAACTGCAAAGCCTATATGATAGTGGCTATAAGCTG GTGATTTTCACTAATGAGGCCAACATTGAAAGGTGGAAGAATAAGCGGCAGGTCGCAGTTAACTTTAAAATAAGAATGCTTGAGAACTTTATGAAGCTTGTTAAGCTGCCTATCCAG GTTTTCATAGCTTGTGGGCTACCactaaataaaagaaatctAACTGAAGACCCGTTTCGCAAGCCAAAGCCTGGAATGTGGAGATTAATGGAAGAGAACTTCAATTCTGGCATAGCAATAGACAGGAATCA ATCCTTTTATGTCGGTGATGCTGCTGGGAGACCCAATGACCACAGCGATGCTGACATTAAATTTGCTCAAGTTTGA
- the LOC120259876 gene encoding polynucleotide 3'-phosphatase ZDP isoform X1 translates to MVPSPSLVAEYAKSGRSSCKGCGKSIPSGSLRLGLSIKDPRGFNSTKWHHVGCFSSQSHPIVAKEIKGFSSLKGPDQDALRTLEAGGKSGPSSAKALQGGVRDNDGVDGSESDSEELKEKSLKKRKFDSEQEERKEKDINEPKMIGDGNKNDLAVAFSVSDIKNTYKDAKLPPKWKAFQTVIFHEQEDGLHSSEKIAAFDFDGCLANTTVYRVDPDDWSLMHPSIPEKLQSLYDSGYKLVIFTNEANIERWKNKRQVAVNFKIRMLENFMKLVKLPIQVFIACGLPLNKRNLTEDPFRKPKPGMWRLMEENFNSGIAIDRNQSFYVGDAAGRPNDHSDADIKFAQV, encoded by the exons ATGGTGCCTTCGCCATCTCTGGTCGCGGAGTATGCGAAATCCGGCCGGTCCTCCTGCAAAGGCTGCGGGAAATCCATTCCTTCTGGATCTCTGAGACTGGGTTTGTCCATTAAGGATCCCCGAGGGTTCAATTCCACCAAATGGCATCATGTGGGTTGCTTCTCTTCTCAGTCCCACCCCATTGTCGCCAAGGAGATCAAGGGGTTCTCTTCACTCAAG GGGCCTGATCAGGATGCTTTGAGGACGTTGGAGGCTGGCGGAAAGTCTGGCCCTTCATCTGCAAAG GCCCTACAGGGTGGTGTAAGGGACAATGATGGTGTTGATGGTAGCGAGAGTGATTCTGAAGAGTTGAAGGAGAAGAGTTTGAAGAAGCGGAAG TTTGACTCTGAGCAAGAAGAACGTAAGGAAAAGGACATAAATGAGCCAAAG ATGATTGGAGATGGCAATAAAAATGATTTGGCTGTAGCTTTTTCTGTGTCTGATATTAAGAACACGTATAAG GATGCTAAACTTCCACCAAAATGGAAGGCTTTTCAAACGGTTATTTTTCATGAGCAG GAAGATGGCCTTCATAGTTCAGAAAAAATTGCTGCATTTGATTTTGATGGATGTCTTGCAAATACGACTGTTTATAG AGTAGATCCAGATGACTGGTCTCTGATGCATCCATCTATCCCAGAGAAACTGCAAAGCCTATATGATAGTGGCTATAAGCTG GTGATTTTCACTAATGAGGCCAACATTGAAAGGTGGAAGAATAAGCGGCAGGTCGCAGTTAACTTTAAAATAAGAATGCTTGAGAACTTTATGAAGCTTGTTAAGCTGCCTATCCAG GTTTTCATAGCTTGTGGGCTACCactaaataaaagaaatctAACTGAAGACCCGTTTCGCAAGCCAAAGCCTGGAATGTGGAGATTAATGGAAGAGAACTTCAATTCTGGCATAGCAATAGACAGGAATCA ATCCTTTTATGTCGGTGATGCTGCTGGGAGACCCAATGACCACAGCGATGCTGACATTAAATTTGCTCAAGTTTGA